The Pecten maximus chromosome 14, xPecMax1.1, whole genome shotgun sequence genome includes a region encoding these proteins:
- the LOC117341758 gene encoding uncharacterized protein LOC117341758, translating to MTSQVVSTGRECCVASCFNKEYQVDGTKSQIHFFHIPKVVLQTRKLKDEWCNLIKRRDGKDNFHMTESTVICSEHFNKERDIKISIGTKRWNLLPGVRPTVFSWTKQVTRRKPPINRIPFKVIDENESTGYGDTTHHPSGGTLSEHHEEESGVGIQTEPMLTVDTGTQTEWFDSGDHRYSADMCGGVSTNIQALDDEVNILKAKLEESNLVIEQLSIQLSEFEINQFSYEKIKEDSKAMQFYTGFQNKGIFESVFLYLEKKAEKLQYWRGQSEVSETKLYQSKGSKPGQKRKLSLKEEFFIVLLRLKVGLFVRDISERFNISQGQFSKVFTTWVNFLYHELPIMFPFPSRELIRENLPDSFKPYPSTRIILDCTEVFVKVPSAMLAQSETWSNYKHHNT from the exons ATGACCAGTCAGGTGGTCTCCACAGGCAGGGAATGCTGTGTTGCTTCATGTTTCAACAAGGAATATCAGGTGGATGGCACAAAGTCACAAATACATTTCTTCCACATTCCAAAGGTCGTTCTCCAAACTAGAAAACTTAAGGATGAATGGTGTAACCTAATTAAACGCAGAGATGGGAAAGATAATTTTCATATGACTGAGTCCACTGTTATTTGTTCTGAGCATTTTAATAAGGAAAGGGATATCAAAATTTCTATTGGTACAAAGAGATGGAATCTTCTTCCTGGTGTTCGACCTACAGTGTTTAGCTGGACCAAGCAAGTGACTCGACGAAAGCCACCAATAAACAGGATTCCGTTTAAGGTCATTGATGAAAACGAAAGTACTGGCTATGGGGACACCACTCACCATCCAAGTGGTGGCACTTTGTCGGAACATCATGAAGAG GAATCTGGTGTTGGCATTCAGACTGAACCGATGTTGACTGTTGACACGGGAACACAGACAGAATGGTTCGACTCTGGGGATCACAGATATTCAGCTGATATGTGTGGGGGAGTTAGTACCAATATTCAAGCTTTAGATGATGAAGTGAACATTCTTAAGGCAAAACTTGAGGAAAGTAACCTTGTTATAGAACAATTAAGTATACAACTGAGTGAATTTGAGATCAACCAGTTTTCATATGAAAAAATCAAGGAAGACTCCAAAGCTATGCAGTTTTATACTGGATTTCAGAACAAGGGAATATTTGAATCTGTTTTCCTTTATCTTGAAAAAAAGGCAGAAAAATTACAGTATTGGAGAGGTCAAAGTGAGGTTTCTGAAACAAAACTGTACCAGTCCAAAGGCAGTAAACCTGGACAGAAAAGAAAGCTGAGTTTGAAAGAAgaatttttcattgttttattacgTCTGAAAGTTGGACTGTTTGTGCGGGATATTTCTGAACGTTTTAACATTTCACAGGGTCAGTTCTCCAAAGTATTTACAACCTGGGTTAACTTTCTCTATCACGAGCTTCCAATCATGTTCCCTTTTCCATCCAGAGAGCTCATTAGAGAAAATCTACCAGATTCTTTCAAACCATATCCCTCAACTAGAATCATCTTAGATTGCACAGAAGTATTTGTCAAAGTGCCATCAGCAATGCTAGCACAATCGGAGACGTGGTCTAACTACAAACATCACAATACGTAA